The genomic segment ctggctccttaacccattgagtgaggccagggatcgacctgagttctcatagatactagtcagattccttactgctgagccatgatgggaactcctagtgtacCCTAAATTTTTAAAGTCAGTATCATGAAAGTCATTCAGGTTCTCCTATAGCATATTTGCTGTTACCTGTGGGGAAACTTAGGTAACTTATTTAAAACATATCCTGTTTGGTTTGGtggttttaaatgtttctaagaaAAAGTATCTTATTCCTCTTATGAAGGCAGGTGATTAGATGGAAGCACCTTTATTAGAAGAGAGAGACTCTGAGGGAGTAAGGTAATAAGTCTCCTGAATTAGAGGctcttactttttctctttttttaaaattctaccctTTGTGTCTGGATCTATATAGGAAGCTTCTTGTGGCtactctattcagcaagtatttactcAAGATCAATCCAGAGAAGGCTAACACCAATGAATGTAGAAATTTGTAAAGCTCTTTTTCAACTGTTTCAAAATATCAGAGCCAAGGTTATTTTAGGTActacaatatttaaaattggcggcttaggagttcccatcgtggctctgtggttaaagaacccactagtatccataaggactggagttcaatccctggccttgctcaatgggttaaggatccgacattgccatgagctgtggtgtaagttgcagacgcagctgggatctggcattctgtgggtgtggcgtaggccagcagctagagttccgattcaacacctagcttgggaatctccatataccacaggtgcggccctaaaaagacaaaaaataaagtaaaattggtggcttatgattctgtttttaaaaactacttctAAAATTCCAGGTATCTTCTTTGTGCTCTGAATGATTTCCCACCTCTGAAGATCACAGCAGATCTTCTCTTTGCTCTACAAGTCTTGAAATAGCCTTTTACAAAAACCATGAAATCTGATCTGAGTTAAGAGTGAGTAAGCCACTAGGCATGCAGGAACAAAGACACGTAAAGAAAAACAACTGCAAAGGAATTTAAAGTTTTCATGTCCCACTTTTGAGAATAATAGTGTAAAAGTCATGTGGCCAAAAATGACACATGAAAAACCTTTTTCATATTAAAGAGCAGTTAAAGAGCAAATGTCTACACTAAGGAAGCTGACAATAGGTAGTTAAGTGTACTCTCCCTTTGAAGCTTTTCTTTCTATAACCTTACTTCCTCCATGGACATTATCTTACCTGTGAGTGAAAAGTAAAGTTAAGCTACTAAAACTATCTCAATatgtttagtttaaaaaaaaaacaaactctcagGCTTTCTTTGGTATGGGTCGCTATCAACTGGCCTCAAATGCAGAATAAAACCACCATCGTCCCCTAGTGGTGGCCATGTGAAATGCAAGAACAACACCACTGAACAGCTAACTCACTGTAAAGGCTCACTTTGTAGTCCTTGGTGactgttctcaaaaaaaaaaaaaagaagaagaagtctaGGCTTGTCAGGATCACTTCTCTGATTCACTTTGAcatctgttattttttaatggtgcCACCAAAAAGCTATAAATACCTCTTCAGTCTTGGTTCAGGAATACCTTAACTGGCAAGTTCCTGTTAACACATAACCTTGCAAGGCAAAatggtttattctttttaagcAGAAATTTCTGTGAACACACTGAAATAGGCATTGTGAGTTCATGGCCAATTCCTGGGAATAGTGTAATTCAGTGCCAAGCAATTTCTGCCCAGATACAAAATTTTATGAGGATAAAGAAATATAGTTGCAATCCCcaactaaaactaaaattatcAAGCTGACATTCTATTTGTTCAAATGACTGCAATAGCAGGCAGGTTGAGAAGTTTTATACTAAGGAAAGATGAATTTCtaaagcagtagttctcaaagcaagagtctttttagggccccacctgcagcatatggaggttcccaggctgggggtcaaagtggagctgtagctgccagccacagccacagccacagccatgccagatccaagctgtgtttgcgacctacaccacagctcacggcaacactgggtccttaacccaggaatcgaacccgaaacctcatggtttctagtcggattcgtttccactatgccacgatgggaactcctcaaagcaagACACTTATTAACACAAAGAACCTATGCCTGCAGTGAGTGTCCAAAGAATTCTTGCCAAGAAGATGAGGTGGTTTTATTTGGGGAGCTAAAACCTAAAAGAAACCTGTTGCTTATTTTGGACCACACAGGTGTTCTTATTTCAACAAGATCTATTTGCTTACCTTATAGCCAAACAGGAAGAGTCCAAAGAAAAGACTATAGAGGTCAGCTGTCAGGATGCCCAGGTTGACAGAAGTGGCACTAGTGACTTTAATCACCAGTGGCATGAAGCTGTACAGGCAAAACATACAGAGGGCAAATGCTACAAACAGTAGGgctgtggggaaaaaatggaatgtCTAATGTTATAGGatgaaatcaaaagacaaagatgcTTTTAAGGCTTGGCTGACATATAAAATACCTTGATCCTTTAGCATACTATCCACAAAGTCCCTTCTTAATAGGAAGCATTGCAAATGAGACATACAAaactctcaggaaaaaaataataacaagatGTGATATAGATGGAGAACTTAAAAAATCCAGCAGAGTGTTAGATGGTCAAGGCCATAAAATCTTGCTTGAGTCAACAGCTCTTATCACCCCATGCCATACACCTGTCCAGGACAGAGAGATGCCCCTGATGAAAGGTCAATAAAAGAAGAATcagaatcaagaaaaataacTCACTACCCTTTGTTTAtctggttggttggttggatGTAACTTTGTGATTGAATTCAGGATAAAGTGTGTTTAGGGCATCAAAGACAGATGTTAGGCCCATTATATTTTGCTTATCTCATTAAATTCAGTGCTCTTAGATGGCACAATATAACGATCTTCTTCGGGACAGAGCTAATCATGTGGATGCTGACTACTTACAGCAGTATCTCTGCTTTGCAACCACTTCTCCAACctcacaaaacacacacacacacacacacacacacacacacacacacacaatctaagTTATTTACTTGAATTAAATCATCCATGCATGGTAAATGAACTTCAATGAAACTTCATGTACTACTGCTTTCCTCTCATCCTTAAATAAGGTTCAAATCTTTCCTAACTGTCCCACCAGTGTTTTCTCTCTTCTATGTTATTATCTGTGCAGATGCCTATGGCTATCAGATGAGAGTAGCAATGGGAGGTGGTAAAGACTATACACCCTCAGATTATTCAGGTTAATACTTCACAAATCACATCAAGCAGACAATCTTCACAAGAAGTCCAAGGACTCAAGATACAGACTTGTTAAAAGCTAGAGTGACCAAAGGTTCAGAATTCCTAGTAAAGAAAGGCTATTCCTGAAGGTAAAGATTAAAGATTAACGTTTATGAAGGTTCATTTACAAGTTTCTCAGAGAAAACTCTGGGTAAACCACTACAGCTCTCTGTGCACTGAATTCCTCCGTACATTTACAAAAATGCCTAAATAGAAtgattaaaataagtatttatttcttcGTGTGTGTCAGGGGAAAGACTAAAAGGAATTATTTGTACATACATACCAATTTTCCAGTCCCAGTGAATGCTGGCAATATCCTTATATTCCACAATCAATCTATGATTGAAACAAGAGATCACAGAGAGAACTTTATActaattttcactattttataaGCAATTAAGTTGCTTCAAGCTTTACATTAGCTAAGGCAATAAATTATGTGGACTTTGAGTTTTTCTTAGAGTATAACgatgattttaaatttaaatgacaaaGAATAAAACCAAAGGAGTCCATAAACACATGTTTGACAGCCTTAGAAGCACTCTTTGTATCATAAGCTAGTGGAGGAAAACATGACATTATGTGCTCCTTTTGGATAGGAAGTTAATATTTccagaaataattgaaaaagaaagtcttcACTGGTAATATAAAGTCTACCACATTAGAAGCAGGAATCTTAAGCATCACACATGTACAAGAAAATGAGGCATAACTCTTGATACTTCAACAATCTTcatcgtctttttgtcttttttttttttgctatttcttgggccgctcctgcagcatatggaggttcccaggctaggggtcaaatcggagatgtagctgccagcctacgccagagccacagcaactcaggacccgagctgcgtctgcaacctataccacagctcacggcaacgccggatcgttaacccactgagcaagggcagggaccgaacccgcaacctcatggttcctagtcggattcgttaaccactgcgccacgacgggaactcccaatcttcaTCTTCTAATAGATATTTAGCAAGTTATTAATTTCAAATGTGAATCTGGGCCAAATAAACAATGAATATTATTAACTGGAAAGTGATCATCTATGACATatggcttattttgtttttaaggaaaagctTAGACTCTTACAGCTGTATGCCACTGATAATTGTTCCAAACAAGCCCACCATTCCTAAAAACTCCTGTCGGCTCAGCTTCTTCACGATGTATTCTTCACACACATTAGAAACTGCATAGAGGGAGGCCCCAAGAAGGACCAAGACGTCACCAATCAGCACATCACTACCTACAGGGAGATAAGCCACAAAAGGGAACACATTGTCACTAAGAAAACTCTCCAGCTGACTTCCAGGAATATATCTGGCTCATATTCATTTAAATAAGACTTTACAGAAGGAGAAACTCTgacttttagaattttaaatactcTTGCTCCTCTCACTTTCTCAGCACAATTTtgctatgatttttctttttctttttttcttttttacagccgcacctgcagcaaatggaagttcccacgctaggggtggcactggagctgcagctgccggtctacaccacagccatagcaacaccagatctgagcctcatctgcaacctacaccacaggtcacagcaataccggatccttaacccactgagcgaggccagggactgaacccaagtcctcacagagacataatcaggtcctcaacctgctgagccacaacagagctCCGAATTTTCTTATACTGATTCCTCAGGAGATTAAAAGACTGGAAGATGGTAATACATTTCATAATGTAAGGCCTCAGAAAATGATTCCATGACGTAAGAAACTAACAGAATTTACTGGTAGGAATTCATTGAAAACTACAGGAAAGGATGCTAGGTAAACAAggtaattttcagagttcctgtcgtggctcagtggttaatgaatctgactaggaaccctgaggttgcgggttcaatccctggccttgctcagtgggttaaggatccagcattgctgtggctctggcataggctggcagctacagctccgattggacccctagcctgggaacttccatacaccgtgggaacagccctagaaaaggcaaaaagacaaaaaaaaaaaaaggtacttttcTCAAAAGAGACACTGAAGTCACTTACAGGTTGGGTGAATTCACAGACCTTAACTTAGATTTTATACTATCAATTATCTGAACTTTGACATAAAGAATATCAAAATGTTCCCATCTACAATTGACTGAAAAAGAGGTCAGTCATTTAGTGAACACAAAGTTTCCtttttgataaaaacaaaaccccaagaatCTACAGTGGGTTTTCCAGTAACTAATCTAAATTAATGGGCCAAAAGAAGATCACTGCAAATACATAAGGGAACTTCTATCTCATGACACAGAACAAACTATTTAGTGAACAAAAAGCAGCAAAGACTGTGGCCAGGTAGGAACATGAGGACTGCTTTGTGGAAGTGGTTATAGCACCAGAGCAagcaaatctaaaaataaaaatctaagatCAGGACCTGTTTTCTGCCTTTTACTATATCTTtgcaaaataaaagtgaagaCATAAACAAAACTTTTTCTGTGACTGAACCAGAAACAAGTAACACAAGTCTTACCTGAATTGTCTTCTCTCCCTGCTAATATGTCTGCACCAACCATAGTTCCTACGCCCAACAGACAGACAGCCACAGCGATGAAGTGGATCACTCTGTATCTTGCATAAAGAATAAACCACGAGAGAGCCATCAACACAGGAATCCCAAAGCAATCCAAAAGCTGCATGGAAGgagaaacaatttaaaacatcTCCCATTAGCTAAAAGGTATGTAATTAAGTAATAACAAGAGtcaagtgtttattgagcatttattattgCCAACCCTGTAATAAATGCTTTACCTGGaaaaactcatttaatcctcacatcaacTCTGTGAGATTGGAAATGCAATCTCCACTCTAcgcagaaggaaaacaaaggcacagagaagttaagcaagTTACCCAAAATAAGAGTTAGCAGTAGGGAAGCAAGTTAATGAACCCAGGAATTCTGCCTTACAGCCCATGCAGTTTATCTGTACACTCCCACCTATGTTTATCCTCAAGTCTGGTGGTTGTGTTCCCACTCACTCAGTCAACAAACAGTTAAGTAGGTGTCATGTGAGAGACACCATGAGAAGAGCAGGAATGTACAGAACAAGACAGACACGAGCCCTGCCCTCAGGTATATTCACAAGGCCAGACAGACACATAGGAATCAACTGAGCTAAGAGCTACAAAAAAGTATAGGTTATTATGCAAAAGCAAACAGACACCATCTTCCTGACAGTGTTCAACCCCACAGGGTAAGACAGACACTTGCATAAGCAAATGCTCTCACTCATCTTCATTGTAAGTTCCTGCATCACCTGTTGATCTTGAGCCCAGAAAATACTTGCTAGACCCCTGATGTTGCCAGTCTGAAAGGCAGGCGGATTAGGAGTGCCAAAATTCTAGCAAATCCAAAATCTTtgtaagataaagaaaaaatacagatttcattCCCCCAATTCTTAAAGTCACAAATTTTGTAAGTTGCATTCaaggataaaatatatttcttttactaATAATGTTCCTGAatctgcttttttatttgttcatcctgttttgttttttttttcaactttgtcCCTAATTTGCTCCATATCTATTTAGACTTGGACAAGGCAGGCCCCTAAATCTCCAGCAGCCTGTTTGATCCTGTCCACAGTTGTTTATTGACTGTCTTTCATTGCCATGTCACGTACAGGAATGGGCATTTTGCCTCGTGTTATTTATTCCAGAGGCAGAACTCTAATCTCTTAAGTGCTTTATTGAGCCTGCCTGAATAACAAACCattaaaaaaggcaaatgataATAGCTTGTCCTGGAAGACACCAAAAGAATCCAGCCAGAATGAAGTAACAAAGTCGAAACTACATTCCTTAAACCAAAGAAGTAGAAAAGGTCACTCTAAAAACTATCACAGTAGACTCCTTGTCCTTAAACTGTGTCTTAAAATCAAACCTAAATCCGctctatttttaacaatttttggtGGGCCAGGTAAGGGAGGCACCTACATCATGGTAAGAATTTCCCAAGGCCTCAGGCCCCACTCCTGCTGCTGACCAGCTGTGTGATCGCCAGCCAGTCACCCTCTGAGTCAAAAGCTGAATTAAGACATCAGACCGAATGATCTCACAGGGACCTTCCCACTCTAAAGTTCAGGACTTCTCATCTGAGATCTATCACCTTCGGTCATCTACCTACCTTGAATCTTTCCAAAATGTATTCTTGGTGACAGATACCTTCTGTTTTATGCTTTTACTTCCAAAGAGCCTCCCTATTTAATTGAATCGTTAAAAATTATTGTACAGTCACAGTAAGTAACGTAGCAAGTAAGACCTGGAGTGACGGGGAGGCATGAGTATAAACATGAGTTAGACTTTATTAGAGATACAGTGGAGTATAAAGGAGAAAGTGAAACTGAATTAGGCTTTAGagaaggggttgggggaagggggaagggggaagggcttCCAACAGGGTGCATTCTAGAAAGAATAGAGGAACATACACGAGAGAGAAACCGGCTATGGGTAGGGAAGGTGTAGATGTGGCAATGAAGTGGGAAAAGACAAGAGTAGAAACCTAGGCCACTAATGTCAATGGCCACATCATGAACTACTCCATTACTGTTTGCAATTACAGAATCTTTGAAGAAATCCTTAAGAAGGAggttcaagagttcccattgtggttcagtgggttaagaatccaacagtgtccctgaggatgagggttcaatccctggccttgctcagtgggttaaggatcctgtgttgccacaaactgtggtgtagatcacagatgcagttcataTCCAGTGTTACTATATCTGTGGCCATAggtgagcagctacagctccaattcgacccctagctgggaacttccatatgccgcaggtgcagcccgaaaaaaattaaaattaaaattaaaattaaaaataaataaatgtccacCCTTTCATATTATCCAGGCCAGAGATTTATTCAAGGAAAGAATCATCTTGAAGGAGCTTAGTGACAGGCACTCTACATTTTATAACAGGGCTTGTTAGGACCATAAGTACATTAACTTTCGACAACCAAAAGCTTAGGCTTTTTTAGAGGCTAGGATGAAAGAAATTGTTTGAGATTAGTATAAGGCATGAACTTCATTCACAAAAACTCAACTATAACTGTTTTGTTTAGCTGTGATTAGATTGTACACCAAGTCAAAACATCTAATAATCATTAGGGATCAATGTTTCTGAAAATTGTAATCGAATAAGGTAAACtagaaaaatgccattttctaTATACTTATACCCTTATTATTCATTGCCAAAAATACACAATATTATTTGTGATGAACTTCATCTTCTAGGTAactcctgattttaatttttatgaaattctcAGCTTTTCACATGTCTCCTATGATGTCTGTCTTAACAAACATTTCCTATCTTGGCTTTTTAACCAATGCCAGTCAAAAACCAAGAGATTTGTTAAGGACAATCCTTAAtaccttatacaactcaacagcaaaaaacctaacaacccaatcaaaaaaatgggcaaaagacctgaatagacatttctctaaagaatatatacagatggccaacaattacatgaaaaaaatgctcaacatcacagattataagagaaatgcaaatcaaaactactatgaggtacaaccttacacctgtcagaatggctatcactaacaagtcaacaaataacaaatgctggagagggtgtggacaaaagggtatactcttacactgttggtgggaatgtaaattggtacaaccactatggaagtacctcagaaaacaaaatatagaactaccatatgaccgagcaattccattcttaggcatatatccagacaaaacttttcttgaaaaagatacatgcacccatatgttcattgcagcactattcacaatagccaagacatggaaacaacccaaatgtccattgacagatgaatggattaagaagatgtggtatatatacacaatggaatactactcagccataaaaaagaacaaaataatgccatttgcagcaacatggatggaactagagactctcatacaaagtgaagtaagtcagaaagagaaagacaaataccatatgatatcacttatatctgaagggcataaatgaacctttccaccgataagaaactcatggacttagagaacagatttgtggttgccgagagggggaggggagggagtgggatgttaatagctgcaaactattgcgtttggagtggataagcaatgagttcctgctgtatagcacagggaactatatctagtctcttatgatggaacatgatggaggataatgtgagaaaaagaatatatacataagtgcaactaggtcactttgctatacagtagaaactgacagaacactgtaaaccaattataatggaaaaaataaaaataaataatttacaaaatccttaacaggagttcccattgtgattcagtggttaatgaatccaactaggaaccatgaggttgcaggttcaatccctggccttgcttagtgggttaaggatctggcgttgccatgagctgtagtgtaggtcacagactcagcttggatcccgtgttgctgtggctctggcgtaggctggcaagtacagctccgattagacccctggtctgggaacctccatatgcctcgggtgcggccccagaaaagacaaaaagacaaaagtaaaataaaataaaaataaaaaaatccttaacaaagtAATATAGAAGAGACAATATTTAATTAAAGGCATTCTGGTAATAATAGCATTTAATGCATATTCACATCAGAGAAATACCAAGTTTTCATtaatccttttctttaaaatgaatctAATCTCACTTCAATTCTTCCATGTTCCCAAAATTTGGAGATAAGACCATccctattttatattaaaaagtgaTGCATCAAAGTCATAAATTCATTAAACTGTGAAGTCCAAACCTGGCATTGGACTCTTACTTTCACCTccatttataatacattttgttGTTAGCAATAGTGAGTCAGTGTTATGAAATACCCCCTAGTCTGCTAACATTAAGGCAGCTTAATCAGTCTTCCTCAACTCCACCAGGCTAAAAAGTACTGTTACGTAGGAACAGTTTTCTTTCAATCCAGAAAGAATAAACCTTTTTAATAAAGGAATAGAGATATAAGCTTTACCTTGGGAAACCATTTCTACCCAAGATGTCTAATAGGTTCCCTCTAACTGTTCTTTGGTCTTGAATATCTACTTTGCTTGCAAACCTCCAATTTTTCTGTAACACAATGGTATATCCACTTTATATGCCATATTTAAGCAACACTTAAGACAGAACTCTTGACAACATCACAGCATCCATTGCCAGCTAAATatttatgtctattttggtaGCAATTATTCTACTCTGCTATACCATTAGCGGTTTGGAAACTGATTAGCTTTTATACATTTTCACTAATTCCAGGAAGCCTTACTCATTAGCACATATGCTCATCTAGAAAACAAACAGCATCAAAATGTGTTTAGGTTTTCTTCAAGCaaacaggttctttttttttttttttttttttttgtcttttttgtcttttgtcttttgtcttttgttgttgttgttgttgttgttgctatttcttgggccgctcccgcggcatatggaggttcccaggctaggggttgaataggagctgtagccaccggcctacgccagaggcacagcaacgcatgatccgagccgcgtctgcaacctacaccacagctcacggcaacgccagatcgtcaacccactgagcaagggcagggaccgtacccgcaacctcatggcaaACAGGTTCTTAATAAAATCAGGTGAACACACATGAGTTCTGATTCCtctcttaaaactataaaatccaggagttcccatcgtggctcagtggttaacgaatccaactaggaaccatgaggttgtgggttcgatccctggccttgctcagtgggttaaggatccagccttgccgtgagctgtggtgtagattacagacgcggctcagatcccgcattgctgtggctctggtgtaggccagtggctacagctccgattcaacccctagcccaggaaactccatatgccgcaggagcagcccaagaaatggcaaaaaagaaaaaaaagaaacctataaAATCCAAACCAGAGAACTCCTTACCTGGACACTGGTTAGAGTTGTGTACTGGTACGCTCTGACAATCAGGTAATTAGCTTCCACATCTGCCAGTCCGAGCAGGATATACTTCCaccatttctttttcaagatgcATAAAAGGTTATTATTACCTGGTTTAAAGAAATCTGGGTTAGTACCTGTTACTTGAAAACTATACCATGCATGTTAATTTAGAGGTGAAGAGTCAAAATAAGAGTTTACTATGTATTTTGAATGTGGCCCCTCCTAATTTCCATTACACATAACCCAAACTCCTGCAACAGCTCAACAGAGTAAGGCAGATTTCTTTCTAATATGAGCTCCAAGCTAAGGTGTCATCATAGACCAAGTGTTCAATAAAATCACCGAAGAaaaaggaagttcctgctgtgtagcactgggaactatgtatagtcacttatgatggagcatgataatgtgagaaaaaagaatgtatacatgtatgtataactgggtcactatacagtggaaaaaaaataatgtattagagaacaaataaataaaaaataaaaagaaaagaaaaaggaagtaagaGAAAAGTGGTTAAATTCCCTTTCCCACTGCAACATTCAGAACATCCTaggaaatgaaatgttttctcatgaatttgttgggttttttgttttttgttttgtctttttagggccatacccatggcatatggaagttcccaggctaggggttgaaacagagctgtagctgcaggcctacaccatagccacagcaacaccaaatctgagcctcatctgcaacctacaccacagctcatgacaacaccagatccttaacccactgagcgaggccagggatcaaacccacgtcctcatggatactagtagggttcattactgctgagccacgatagcaACTCCTTATTGGTTATTTAACCTCCATTCATGGACTTCTTCAAAGAAAACTCTGCATG from the Sus scrofa isolate TJ Tabasco breed Duroc chromosome 9, Sscrofa11.1, whole genome shotgun sequence genome contains:
- the SLC35F2 gene encoding solute carrier family 35 member F2 isoform X2, whose protein sequence is MEAASPAGPSAPRPPAQAAEGAPISLLRRVRGALFTWNILKTIALGQMLSLCICGTAITSQYLAEKYKVNTPMLQSFINYCLLFLIYTMMLAFQSGNNNLLCILKKKWWKYILLGLADVEANYLIVRAYQYTTLTSVQLLDCFGIPVLMALSWFILYARYRVIHFIAVAVCLLGVGTMVGADILAGREDNSGSDVLIGDVLVLLGASLYAVSNVCEEYIVKKLSRQEFLGMVGLFGTIISGIQLLIVEYKDIASIHWDWKIALLFVAFALCMFCLYSFMPLVIKVTSATSVNLGILTADLYSLFFGLFLFGYKVPRFGG
- the SLC35F2 gene encoding solute carrier family 35 member F2 isoform X1, which produces MEAASPAGPSAPRPPAQAAEGAPISLLRRVRGALFTWNILKTIALGQMLSLCICGTAITSQYLAEKYKVNTPMLQSFINYCLLFLIYTMMLAFQSGNNNLLCILKKKWWKYILLGLADVEANYLIVRAYQYTTLTSVQLLDCFGIPVLMALSWFILYARYRVIHFIAVAVCLLGVGTMVGADILAGREDNSGSDVLIGDVLVLLGASLYAVSNVCEEYIVKKLSRQEFLGMVGLFGTIISGIQLLIVEYKDIASIHWDWKIALLFVAFALCMFCLYSFMPLVIKVTSATSVNLGILTADLYSLFFGLFLFGYKFSGLYILSFAVIMVGFILYCSTPTRTAEPAESSVPPPVTSIGIDNLGLKLEENLPETHSVAL